The proteins below come from a single Mytilus edulis chromosome 5, xbMytEdul2.2, whole genome shotgun sequence genomic window:
- the LOC139522995 gene encoding zinc finger CCCH domain-containing protein 13-like isoform X4, whose amino-acid sequence MSGTSRVSARSTASGRIKTENPALVKLLTSDSLTDTRFVAAEHTSPVHTPHASTNVKSNSTATPENSVKNRPNSRFSEKGDKENRPDSRYSEKNNSEQAKTDNRPESRYSLKNSPVKLDIDNRADSRFSQTSNSEKQPDSRYSAKSDKVEKQKENSNNSSWGNVEESLTFDVDNIKSPDFDQTSPKSNSPTKKEVENILNTDSENNLEIQNTDRLPSSESIKPQENISGKNTPSKIDYLKIDRVESPLFEKSPSREQNKTPSGVSYSSSRLKNISTSSSQQHPFLEARSVSELPFAQGGEGIEADSLDVDSGLVPDTTSYLQSAPDSGRQTYRVPSPVTKHVPVITSAESSRFRANSRTSQRTASVTSATGVPAPQFDRNESVVSDNGIPPPSNINYDLASNDIEDVNQDNLSEIKKFDQRKSAVSFKEPVISDYHSHTEGRGTEDWDTPRERVPTPHPATPQKFQDSLDFNSGRTSNLSPDHTHQFESDIPSVSLSQTIRSGSARADQNNSAKSGSGRAVKKIYIDSPTFTREEEDEFRFVESRIDDMNEDLEDQVRRIEEQGNRYKQEREAMNEEAARLRAEIQATEGYSNSYNSRNTSDRYGQSDQMDSRSYGRSQDQDSGYRQERNQNGYSNNSNGYGNVRDSRDVHNARNDNRYEDRNVDDQEGYSRNPGGYSQEPEGYSRNQGGYAQNQTGYARNQGGQGRESEGYSQNQGGYARDQDRHSREQDGYSQEQERNSRRQNDQYSRRQDDQYDRQQDDQYSRRQDDQQSRRQDDQYSRRPNDQESQRPDDQYSRRQDDQYYDRRGASPSRYRNGDERGDDDLQRETEYQEDLRHRLENNQIHDSEVVIPRIPLDEQYRDSLDENGYNDQRNFARDSLDQEGYGNWGNPPPNPFGQGRGENEKYLSQREEKPEYEEDMDTARMELLHPKEPRVDYVEENKFTYGLPPSKSYKTLKEKEKEAESKLSDIFIHPKKQGKKHKRTIPLPNEEKRPPLTELRGNADQGAEGVWAKRSAQLAKHKDGKTTTSGSVKKSRGLQKYPSDGHLQTTSQGQIQQGQGRMYGTPTRNQYLEPLGYKPQVSREEPTQSPVYRDTGSYKKPIELKPIKTEIMTDDGQKISVDINLKVLSPTFQRRVKSHPDDAPGSEPPFNVQAEVRQKQTGDRRAVGVQYQPSNRGGGGDQTESRYQSPPSDNHSHQSPISQGSRQYPADNQYNRQYQFSTGYMGYWDQPPPQQPLQTEAYRGNDYDGIDEEALLKQEEALMAELNLSPNPYAKIPPIPIRDELTVPVIVEKGGYASMYQENKQKDQNQEPWYQVYTVRDFKKMQKEVRLNRGTLGPDLDNETYKDKLEKRHKQFEYARMVMEKNKHDLHDKKPTNKYPRKDPQVEESEKSKRKAQENSTRKALDYAKNVPRPAVKARPTQYNSYEVASQLSPIVKAGSTGSKSPTHSTQNVDVVDLKKLQQRHEQEKKNIAMMRSNMESVPQKA is encoded by the exons ATGAGTGGAACTTCTAGAGTATCTGCACGTTCAACTGCTTCAGGgaggataaaaacagaaaatccTGCTTTAGTCAAACTTTTGACAAGTGATTCACTAACTGACACAAGGTTCGTAGCCGCTGAGCACACATCACCTGTACATACGCCACACGCTTCTACTAATGTAAAATCAAATAGCACTGCAACCCCAGAAAATAGTGTCAAAAATAGACCAAACTCACGTTTTTCTGAAAAAGGAGATAAAGAAAATAGACCTGATTCAAGATATTCAGAGAAAAATAATTCAGAACAAGCAAAAACTGACAATAGGCCAGAGTCACGTTATTCTTTGAAAAATAGTCCTGTGAAATTGGACATTGATAATAGAGCTGACTCTAGATTTTCACAGACAAGTAATTCAGAAAAGCAGCCTGATTCAAGATATTCTGCAAAAAGTGATAAGgttgaaaaacaaaaagaaaattctAACAACAGTTCTTGGGGCAATGTTGAAGAATCTCTGACTTTCGATGTAGATAATATTAAAAGCCCAGACTTTGATcaaacatcaccaaaaagtaatTCACCAACAAAAAAAGAAGTGGAAAATATTCTGAATACTGACAGTGAAAATAATCTTGAGATTCAAAATACAGATAGATTGCCAAGTTCTGAATCTATAAAGCCACAAGAAAATATTTCGGGTAAAAATACCCCATCCaaaattgattatttaaagaTTGATAGGGTTGAAAGTCCTTTATTTGAAAAATCTCCATCAAGAGAGCAAAATAAAACACCTAGTGGTGTGAGTTACAGTTCTAGTAGACTTaaaaatataagcacttcttctTCTCAACAGCACCCATTTTTGGAAGCTCGGTCTGTTAGTGAGTTGCCATTTGCACAAGGTGGTGAAGGGATTGAAGCTGATAGTCTTGATGTTGATTCTGGACTAGTGCCAGATACCACTAGCTATTTACAATCTGCACCTGACTCTGGTAGACAAACATATAGAGTGCCTTCACCTGTTACTAAACATGTACCTGTTATAACATCTGCTGAATCTTCTAGGTTTAGAGCCAACTCCAGAACTAGTCAGCGAACAGCTTCTGTAACTAGTGCTACAGGTGTCCCAGCACCACAGTTTGATAGGAACGAATCTGTAGTAAGTGACAACGGTATACCTCCTCCATCTAATATTAATTACGATTTGGCAAGTAATGATATAGAGGATGTGAATCAAGATAacctttctgaaataaaaaaatttgacCAGCGGAAAAGTGCTGTATCATTTAAAGAGCCTGTTATAAGTGATTATCATAGTCACACTGAAGGTCGTGGAACTGAAGATTGGGACACTCCACGTGAACGAGTCCCAACACCACATCCTGCTACTCCACAAAAATTTCAAGATTCCTTAGATTTTAACTCTGGCAGGACATCAAACTTATCACCTGACCATACACATCAGTTTGAATCAGATATTCCGTCTGTTTCATTATCACAAACAATAAGATCTGGATCTGCCCGTGCAGACCAAAACAACAGTGCAAAAAGTGGTTCTGGAAGAGCtgttaaaaagatatatattgatTCTCCAACGTTTACAAGAGAAGAAGAGGACGAATTTCGTTTTGTTGAAAGTCGTATTGATGATATGAATGAAGATTTAGAGGACCAAGTTCGTAGAATTGAAGAGCAAGGAAATCGGTATAAACAAGAAAGGGAGGCAATGAATGAAGAAGCAGCTCGATTAAGAGCAGAAATTCAAGCAACTGAAGGATATTCAAATTCTTATAATAGTAGAAATACAAGTGATAGATACGGACAAAGTGATCAGATGGATTCAAGGAGTTACGGAAGATCACAGGATCAGGATAGTGGTTATAGACAAGAGAGAAATCAAAATGGCTACTCAAATAATTCTAACGGTTATGGTAATGTGCGTGACTCTCGTGACGTTCATAATGCTCGTAATGATAATCGTTATGAAGATCGTAATGTTGATGATCAAGAAGGTTATTCTAGGAATCCAGGAGGTTATTCTCAAGAACCAGAAGGATACTCTAGAAATCAAGGTGGATATGCTCAGAATCAAACAGGATATGCCCGAAATCAAGGAGGTCAAGGAAGAGAATCTGAAGGTTATTCCCAAAATCAAGGTGGATATGCTCGTGATCAAGATAGACATTCTAGGGAACAAGATGGATATTCACAGGAACAAGAAAGAAATTCACGCAGGCAAAATGATCAGTATTCACGGAGACAAGATGATCAGTATGATAGACAGCAAGATGATCAGTATTCACGAAGACAGGATGATCAACAGTCACGAAGACAGGATGATCAGTATTCACGAAGACCCAATGATCAAGAGTCACAAAGACCTGATGATCAATATTCAAGAAGACAGGATGATCAGTATTATGATAGGAGGGGAGCTTCTCCGTCTCGATATAGGAATGGAGATGAAAGAGGTGATGATGATCTACAACGTGAAACAGAATATCAGGAAGATTTACGGCACAGATTAGAAAACAATCAAATACACGACTCTGAAGTTGTTATACCTCGCATTCCATTAGATGAACAATATAGAGATTCATTAGATGAAAATGGATATAATGATCAACGTAATTTTGCTAGAGACTCATTAGACCAAGAAGGATATGGGAACTGGGGAAATCCCCCTCCAAATCCTTTTGGTCAAGGTCGTGGTGAAAACGAAAAGTATTTAAGTCAAAGGGAGGAAAAACCTGAATATGAAGAGGATATGGATACCGCTAGGATGGAACTTCTTCATCCAAAAGAGCCAAGAGTCGATTATgtagaagaaaacaaatttacatACGGACTTCCTCCAAGTAAAagttataaaacattaaaagagAAAGAAAAGGAAGCAGAAAGTAAACTTAGTGACATATTTATTCATCCCAAGAAACAAGGTAAAAAACATAAACGAACAATTCCATTGCCAAACGAGGAAAAACGACCACCTCTTACCGAGTTACGTGGCAATGCAGATCAAGGGGCTGAGGGAGTATGGGCTAAAAGGTCAGCACAGTTGGCTAAACACAAGGATGGTAAAACTACTACATCTGGTTCTGTTAAAAAATCTAGAGGTCTTCAAAAATATCCAAGTGATGGTCACCTTCAGACTACAAGTCAAGGTCAGATTCAACAAGGTCAAGGTAGAATGTATGGCACCCCAACACGTAATCAGTATCTTGAACCTTTAGGCTACAAGCCACAAGTTTCAAGGGAGGAGCCAACACAGTCCCCAGTATATAGGGACACAGGTTCATATAAAAAACCAATCGAATTAAAGCCGATAAAAACTGAAATTATGACAGATGATGGACAAAAAATAAGTGTTGACATTAACTTAAAAGTATTAAGTCCAACGTTTCAACGAAGAGTGAAATCTCATCCTGATGATGCCCCAGGATCAGAGCCACCATTTAATGTTCAAGCCGAAGTCAGACAGAAACAGACGGGTGATAGACGTGCAGTTGGTGTCCAGTATCAACCTTCAAATCGTGGCGGAGGAGGAGATCAAACAGAAAGCCGGTACCAGAGCCCACCGAGTGACAACCATTCTCATCAGTCACCGATAAGTCAAGGAAGTCGACAGTATCCAGCAGATAACCAATACAATAGGCAATATCAG TTCAGTACCGGTTATATGGGATACTGG GATCAGCCCCCTCCCCAGCAACCACTACAGACAGAAGCTTACAGAGGGAATGATTATGACGGCATCGATGAAGAGGCACTACTTAAGCAGGAGGAGGCATTAATGGCAGAATTAAATTTGTCACCAAATCCTTATGCTAAAATTCCACCAATACCGATCCGTGATGAGCTTACTGTTCCTGTCATTGTTGAAAAAGGAGGGTATGCTTCTATGTACCAGGAAAATAAGCAGAAAGATCAAAACCAGGAACCATGGTACCAAGTTTATACAGTTAGAGACTTTAAAAAGATGCAGAAGGAGGTTCGACTAAATAGAGGAACCCTTGGACCTGACCTGGATAATGAAACATACAAGGATAAG CTTGAGAAGAGGCATAAACAGTTTGAGTATGCAAGAATGgtaatggaaaaaaataaacatgacttGCATGATAAGAAACCGACCAACAAATATCCTCGAAAAGACCCTCAGGTAGAGGAATCGGAAAAAAGTAAACGAAAGGCA
- the LOC139522995 gene encoding trichohyalin-like isoform X3, whose protein sequence is MSGTSRVSARSTASGRIKTENPALVKLLTSDSLTDTRFVAAEHTSPVHTPHASTNVKSNSTATPENSVKNRPNSRFSEKGDKENRPDSRYSEKNNSEQAKTDNRPESRYSLKNSPVKLDIDNRADSRFSQTSNSEKQPDSRYSAKSDKVEKQKENSNNSSWGNVEESLTFDVDNIKSPDFDQTSPKSNSPTKKEVENILNTDSENNLEIQNTDRLPSSESIKPQENISGKNTPSKIDYLKIDRVESPLFEKSPSREQNKTPSGVSYSSSRLKNISTSSSQQHPFLEARSVSELPFAQGGEGIEADSLDVDSGLVPDTTSYLQSAPDSGRQTYRVPSPVTKHVPVITSAESSRFRANSRTSQRTASVTSATGVPAPQFDRNESVVSDNGIPPPSNINYDLASNDIEDVNQDNLSEIKKFDQRKSAVSFKEPVISDYHSHTEGRGTEDWDTPRERVPTPHPATPQKFQDSLDFNSGRTSNLSPDHTHQFESDIPSVSLSQTIRSGSARADQNNSAKSGSGRAVKKIYIDSPTFTREEEDEFRFVESRIDDMNEDLEDQVRRIEEQGNRYKQEREAMNEEAARLRAEIQATEGYSNSYNSRNTSDRYGQSDQMDSRSYGRSQDQDSGYRQERNQNGYSNNSNGYGNVRDSRDVHNARNDNRYEDRNVDDQEGYSRNPGGYSQEPEGYSRNQGGYAQNQTGYARNQGGQGRESEGYSQNQGGYARDQDRHSREQDGYSQEQERNSRRQNDQYSRRQDDQYDRQQDDQYSRRQDDQQSRRQDDQYSRRPNDQESQRPDDQYSRRQDDQYYDRRGASPSRYRNGDERGDDDLQRETEYQEDLRHRLENNQIHDSEVVIPRIPLDEQYRDSLDENGYNDQRNFARDSLDQEGYGNWGNPPPNPFGQGRGENEKYLSQREEKPEYEEDMDTARMELLHPKEPRVDYVEENKFTYGLPPSKSYKTLKEKEKEAESKLSDIFIHPKKQGKKHKRTIPLPNEEKRPPLTELRGNADQGAEGVWAKRSAQLAKHKDGKTTTSGSVKKSRGLQKYPSDGHLQTTSQGQIQQGQGRMYGTPTRNQYLEPLGYKPQVSREEPTQSPVYRDTGSYKKPIELKPIKTEIMTDDGQKISVDINLKVLSPTFQRRVKSHPDDAPGSEPPFNVQAEVRQKQTGDRRAVGVQYQPSNRGGGGDQTESRYQSPPSDNHSHQSPISQGSRQYPADNQYNRQYQDQPPPQQPLQTEAYRGNDYDGIDEEALLKQEEALMAELNLSPNPYAKIPPIPIRDELTVPVIVEKGGYASMYQENKQKDQNQEPWYQVYTVRDFKKMQKEVRLNRGTLGPDLDNETYKDKLEKRHKQFEYARMVMEKNKHDLHDKKPTNKYPRKDPQVEESEKSKRKAEKIPADKLKDPYFITSKNLKKAQENSTRKALDYAKNVPRPAVKARPTQYNSYEVASQLSPIVKAGSTGSKSPTHSTQNVDVVDLKKLQQRHEQEKKNIAMMRSNMESVPQKA, encoded by the exons ATGAGTGGAACTTCTAGAGTATCTGCACGTTCAACTGCTTCAGGgaggataaaaacagaaaatccTGCTTTAGTCAAACTTTTGACAAGTGATTCACTAACTGACACAAGGTTCGTAGCCGCTGAGCACACATCACCTGTACATACGCCACACGCTTCTACTAATGTAAAATCAAATAGCACTGCAACCCCAGAAAATAGTGTCAAAAATAGACCAAACTCACGTTTTTCTGAAAAAGGAGATAAAGAAAATAGACCTGATTCAAGATATTCAGAGAAAAATAATTCAGAACAAGCAAAAACTGACAATAGGCCAGAGTCACGTTATTCTTTGAAAAATAGTCCTGTGAAATTGGACATTGATAATAGAGCTGACTCTAGATTTTCACAGACAAGTAATTCAGAAAAGCAGCCTGATTCAAGATATTCTGCAAAAAGTGATAAGgttgaaaaacaaaaagaaaattctAACAACAGTTCTTGGGGCAATGTTGAAGAATCTCTGACTTTCGATGTAGATAATATTAAAAGCCCAGACTTTGATcaaacatcaccaaaaagtaatTCACCAACAAAAAAAGAAGTGGAAAATATTCTGAATACTGACAGTGAAAATAATCTTGAGATTCAAAATACAGATAGATTGCCAAGTTCTGAATCTATAAAGCCACAAGAAAATATTTCGGGTAAAAATACCCCATCCaaaattgattatttaaagaTTGATAGGGTTGAAAGTCCTTTATTTGAAAAATCTCCATCAAGAGAGCAAAATAAAACACCTAGTGGTGTGAGTTACAGTTCTAGTAGACTTaaaaatataagcacttcttctTCTCAACAGCACCCATTTTTGGAAGCTCGGTCTGTTAGTGAGTTGCCATTTGCACAAGGTGGTGAAGGGATTGAAGCTGATAGTCTTGATGTTGATTCTGGACTAGTGCCAGATACCACTAGCTATTTACAATCTGCACCTGACTCTGGTAGACAAACATATAGAGTGCCTTCACCTGTTACTAAACATGTACCTGTTATAACATCTGCTGAATCTTCTAGGTTTAGAGCCAACTCCAGAACTAGTCAGCGAACAGCTTCTGTAACTAGTGCTACAGGTGTCCCAGCACCACAGTTTGATAGGAACGAATCTGTAGTAAGTGACAACGGTATACCTCCTCCATCTAATATTAATTACGATTTGGCAAGTAATGATATAGAGGATGTGAATCAAGATAacctttctgaaataaaaaaatttgacCAGCGGAAAAGTGCTGTATCATTTAAAGAGCCTGTTATAAGTGATTATCATAGTCACACTGAAGGTCGTGGAACTGAAGATTGGGACACTCCACGTGAACGAGTCCCAACACCACATCCTGCTACTCCACAAAAATTTCAAGATTCCTTAGATTTTAACTCTGGCAGGACATCAAACTTATCACCTGACCATACACATCAGTTTGAATCAGATATTCCGTCTGTTTCATTATCACAAACAATAAGATCTGGATCTGCCCGTGCAGACCAAAACAACAGTGCAAAAAGTGGTTCTGGAAGAGCtgttaaaaagatatatattgatTCTCCAACGTTTACAAGAGAAGAAGAGGACGAATTTCGTTTTGTTGAAAGTCGTATTGATGATATGAATGAAGATTTAGAGGACCAAGTTCGTAGAATTGAAGAGCAAGGAAATCGGTATAAACAAGAAAGGGAGGCAATGAATGAAGAAGCAGCTCGATTAAGAGCAGAAATTCAAGCAACTGAAGGATATTCAAATTCTTATAATAGTAGAAATACAAGTGATAGATACGGACAAAGTGATCAGATGGATTCAAGGAGTTACGGAAGATCACAGGATCAGGATAGTGGTTATAGACAAGAGAGAAATCAAAATGGCTACTCAAATAATTCTAACGGTTATGGTAATGTGCGTGACTCTCGTGACGTTCATAATGCTCGTAATGATAATCGTTATGAAGATCGTAATGTTGATGATCAAGAAGGTTATTCTAGGAATCCAGGAGGTTATTCTCAAGAACCAGAAGGATACTCTAGAAATCAAGGTGGATATGCTCAGAATCAAACAGGATATGCCCGAAATCAAGGAGGTCAAGGAAGAGAATCTGAAGGTTATTCCCAAAATCAAGGTGGATATGCTCGTGATCAAGATAGACATTCTAGGGAACAAGATGGATATTCACAGGAACAAGAAAGAAATTCACGCAGGCAAAATGATCAGTATTCACGGAGACAAGATGATCAGTATGATAGACAGCAAGATGATCAGTATTCACGAAGACAGGATGATCAACAGTCACGAAGACAGGATGATCAGTATTCACGAAGACCCAATGATCAAGAGTCACAAAGACCTGATGATCAATATTCAAGAAGACAGGATGATCAGTATTATGATAGGAGGGGAGCTTCTCCGTCTCGATATAGGAATGGAGATGAAAGAGGTGATGATGATCTACAACGTGAAACAGAATATCAGGAAGATTTACGGCACAGATTAGAAAACAATCAAATACACGACTCTGAAGTTGTTATACCTCGCATTCCATTAGATGAACAATATAGAGATTCATTAGATGAAAATGGATATAATGATCAACGTAATTTTGCTAGAGACTCATTAGACCAAGAAGGATATGGGAACTGGGGAAATCCCCCTCCAAATCCTTTTGGTCAAGGTCGTGGTGAAAACGAAAAGTATTTAAGTCAAAGGGAGGAAAAACCTGAATATGAAGAGGATATGGATACCGCTAGGATGGAACTTCTTCATCCAAAAGAGCCAAGAGTCGATTATgtagaagaaaacaaatttacatACGGACTTCCTCCAAGTAAAagttataaaacattaaaagagAAAGAAAAGGAAGCAGAAAGTAAACTTAGTGACATATTTATTCATCCCAAGAAACAAGGTAAAAAACATAAACGAACAATTCCATTGCCAAACGAGGAAAAACGACCACCTCTTACCGAGTTACGTGGCAATGCAGATCAAGGGGCTGAGGGAGTATGGGCTAAAAGGTCAGCACAGTTGGCTAAACACAAGGATGGTAAAACTACTACATCTGGTTCTGTTAAAAAATCTAGAGGTCTTCAAAAATATCCAAGTGATGGTCACCTTCAGACTACAAGTCAAGGTCAGATTCAACAAGGTCAAGGTAGAATGTATGGCACCCCAACACGTAATCAGTATCTTGAACCTTTAGGCTACAAGCCACAAGTTTCAAGGGAGGAGCCAACACAGTCCCCAGTATATAGGGACACAGGTTCATATAAAAAACCAATCGAATTAAAGCCGATAAAAACTGAAATTATGACAGATGATGGACAAAAAATAAGTGTTGACATTAACTTAAAAGTATTAAGTCCAACGTTTCAACGAAGAGTGAAATCTCATCCTGATGATGCCCCAGGATCAGAGCCACCATTTAATGTTCAAGCCGAAGTCAGACAGAAACAGACGGGTGATAGACGTGCAGTTGGTGTCCAGTATCAACCTTCAAATCGTGGCGGAGGAGGAGATCAAACAGAAAGCCGGTACCAGAGCCCACCGAGTGACAACCATTCTCATCAGTCACCGATAAGTCAAGGAAGTCGACAGTATCCAGCAGATAACCAATACAATAGGCAATATCAG GATCAGCCCCCTCCCCAGCAACCACTACAGACAGAAGCTTACAGAGGGAATGATTATGACGGCATCGATGAAGAGGCACTACTTAAGCAGGAGGAGGCATTAATGGCAGAATTAAATTTGTCACCAAATCCTTATGCTAAAATTCCACCAATACCGATCCGTGATGAGCTTACTGTTCCTGTCATTGTTGAAAAAGGAGGGTATGCTTCTATGTACCAGGAAAATAAGCAGAAAGATCAAAACCAGGAACCATGGTACCAAGTTTATACAGTTAGAGACTTTAAAAAGATGCAGAAGGAGGTTCGACTAAATAGAGGAACCCTTGGACCTGACCTGGATAATGAAACATACAAGGATAAG CTTGAGAAGAGGCATAAACAGTTTGAGTATGCAAGAATGgtaatggaaaaaaataaacatgacttGCATGATAAGAAACCGACCAACAAATATCCTCGAAAAGACCCTCAGGTAGAGGAATCGGAAAAAAGTAAACGAAAGGCA